From the Dendrosporobacter quercicolus genome, one window contains:
- a CDS encoding SymE family type I addiction module toxin, with the protein MTIMGKSTRILTIYYTYQNGATRPLIRLQGKWLQELGFLPGAKIEVKENEGSLFIKTCPLPSPCPPGNGRR; encoded by the coding sequence ATGACGATTATGGGAAAGAGTACCCGCATCCTCACCATCTACTATACCTATCAGAACGGCGCGACCCGGCCATTAATCCGCTTGCAGGGCAAATGGCTGCAGGAGCTTGGCTTTTTACCCGGCGCTAAAATCGAAGTGAAAGAAAACGAGGGCAGCCTGTTCATTAAGACCTGCCCGCTGCCGTCGCCATGCCCGCCGGGGAACGGTAGGCGGTAA
- a CDS encoding ArsR/SmtB family transcription factor — MKKHSCEADMCEQLCEHPQTVCLVKSDMLPEGEMRQITEMFRLLGDMTRFKILQALSKRELCVCDIAAVLQMAQSAVSQQLRLLRGAHLVKYRKEGKLAWYSLNDDHIAVLLQNGMEHIRRSENG, encoded by the coding sequence ATGAAAAAACATTCCTGTGAAGCTGATATGTGTGAACAATTGTGTGAACATCCCCAGACTGTCTGTCTGGTCAAAAGTGATATGCTACCGGAAGGGGAAATGCGGCAAATAACGGAGATGTTCCGGCTACTGGGTGATATGACCCGATTTAAAATACTGCAGGCGCTATCCAAACGAGAGCTATGCGTATGTGATATCGCAGCGGTGCTGCAGATGGCGCAGTCGGCCGTCTCGCAACAACTGAGGTTATTGCGTGGCGCTCATTTAGTAAAGTATCGTAAAGAAGGGAAGCTGGCCTGGTATTCACTCAATGATGATCATATCGCCGTTCTGCTGCAGAATGGCATGGAGCATATCCGACGCAGTGAGAATGGCTGA